A segment of the Bos taurus isolate L1 Dominette 01449 registration number 42190680 breed Hereford chromosome 19, ARS-UCD2.0, whole genome shotgun sequence genome:
GGCACCTGACCCAAGAAAGGCCAGCTACCCTTGCCTGGGCCCCTGGGTGTGGCTCGGGAGCAGCCGCTGGGGCCCATGAGGTCTGGGCGTGTCAGGAAGCTGGTCTGGCAGGATGACCCAGCCCACCTGCCAGCAGCAGGAAGgatgtgggtggggtggggggttcgGGGGTGGGAACTAGAACCTGGACGCAGTGTCCTGGAGCTCCCCTGGGGACTAGCTTTATCTGTCACCTTGGTCGTCCCTTGTCCCCAGTGGGCAAGAATTGCTACTCAGAATCCTGACTTGTACCCCTGGGGACGTGCCCTGGGGACCCATCTACGTCTCTGCATTTGGGGAGCAAGAGCTAACAGTCTCTTAGCTTCCCAATGAATTCCCTCCCAGAGTCTGTTCTCACTCTGAtgagaggggtgggggaaggagttGAGGATTCCAGACAGAGGGGTGGCCTCAGCTGCCGGCAGGCTGTGGCCTGAAGGCTGAGAAGCTCGAGGTTTTTCCTCTACATTGTGCTCAAGGCATCGGGTTCGAGCTGAGGCCGCTCATGAAAAGCCTCCCCCTTTTATCGATGTATTTGAGGAGCCGGGGCAGAGAGCGGCGGGTGGCCTCGAAGGACACTTCCCTCAGGCCTTGGTGGAACCAGGGCCATCTTTCTCGCCCCGCCCCGGGTGCCCCTCTCCAGCCATCACCTGTGTGCCCCTCAGATGGGGGCCGAGGCTGTTCTGCGCCCCTTTGCTACGGGCTGCAGGTGTGACAGCACTCAACAGGCGCCCCAGGTGAGCCCGGGTCACCCAGATGGAGCAGAGTTGGGGTGTCCTCAGAGCTCTCCTGTCATCCACTGGACTGACATTTTGTGATTTCTGCCCACAGAGGGCATCTCGCCTATAAAAGACGGCCTTACCAGCATCTCCTTGTTTGCCTCGCGTCCCATTCCTGGGAGGGTCCCCTGAGTGGGAGTCTGTGCTGGACTCCCTTGGCTGGTGTAGCTGGGAACCCTttcagggctgggcagggagagTCTGGGGCCCCCAAGGTGGAGGTGCTGGGGTTTCTGCCTTCCTGCATCTGTACTGGGCTCTTGCACCTGGAGACACCCGGGCTTCACCTACTGCAGTAGCCCCATGGCCTCCCCCTGCCCACGTATGTCTTGTTTGCTACTGGTGGAGAGGCTCAAAGTCGTTACCTGCCCCCTGACTCTCCAAGCCCAGCCCCGGGCATACTGGTTCCATCTTCACTGACGGTCCTCGTGGGCCCCAAAGCCCAGTGTAGAGGCCTCAGATCCCCATTCCGTGCAGCCAAACCCCGCCTGGCCCATCCCCACACCATGGCTCAGCCTGCTCCTCTGCCTCACCTCCCACCTGCGTCCTCTCTCCTCCAAGGCCCCCAGGTCCACAAAACCCTCCTGCTGGCTCCCCGCTGAGCCCCAGGTTGCCTTGCAGGGCGGGCACGGTCGTAGGGCCACTTCCTGCCTCTCCCACTTCCTTTAGGCCAATGACTATGTTATAATAGGACCTCAACTGCTCTTCCAGGAAGGGCAGGACACCCATCAGGACGCTATACAAGTAACCACACGGAGGAGAGTGGCGTCATCCCCAGGTTTTGgctgagcaaactgaggctcagggtttGAGTTCCTCCAAGTCCCAAAGCGCATCCCCCTCACATCCGGTGATGCACTTGGCTGGTTCTCTGAAGGCACATGAAGGTGATCAGGACTGTGAGGTTTCAAGGTGACCTTGATGTTCTCCCACTTAGTGGCCATCAGCAttacctccccaccccccaggactCCTTAAACCACAGGGCTGGGCTCCATTCTATTCGAGAAGGTGGGGTAGGGCCTGGGAATAGGCTTTTCTGACAAGTCCCCAGGAGCTGTTGGTGCTGGTGGTTGGGGACCACACGTTGACCCTAAGCTGCTAGTTGACAATGTGTCTCGCAGTGTGTGTCACTTTCTTTGCGGCCAGGCTGGTTGCCCTCTCCAGACTGAGCACACAgctccctgtgtctcctgcagtctCATCACCAGCCCCAGAACAGGGCCCTGCACTTGTTGACAGATGGATGGGTCATGTGACGctgggtgagagagagagacagcgaCAGAAGGAGCTGTAACAGCCAAGCCTCCAGTGACCACAGGAAGCCTCTGGACTGAGGGCGCCAGGCCAGAGCCGCCTGGACGCCGTGTCCAGGCCAAGAATCCAGCCAGGCACTGGGCCCCTGCTGCTGGAAGTAGAGGCTGGGTTGGTCAAGCACGTTCTGGGGTttctcctgaccctccctcctggGTCTTTGGGCCAGCAGTTCTCAACCCTCGCTGCTGTTGACAGTCACCTGGGAACTTGAGAAAGTCCCGATGCTGGGCTGTTCGTTGCACCTGGATCATTGGCATCAGAATTGCTGGCACAGAGCCAGCATTCGACAGGCTTCTCAAGTGTTCTCTGAGGCTGAGAACCATGGATTGAGAACCTCTGCAACCTCAGCACTGGAGGCTTGGGAATCTTGGACACGGCCCTGCCTGCCTGGGCAGGGGGCTCCTCTACCTCCCTGGAGCCCACACTCTGCGTCTCAGGGTGCAGATCAGTTCTGAGTGCTGCCCCTTGGGGACTCATAACGACTGTGGGTCTTAATGGCCCCCACGTGATGGAGGAATTACAGGAGGCTGTGCGGGTGCCTGCAGTCAGAGCATGGCAAGTGCGTCTGCAGGTCTGCTTTCACTACGGCCAGGCCTTTCCCTTCTGACAGACCGCGGTCTCCGAGCCTTTATAAGGGTACTCCACACACTAAACAACTCCTAAGCACCCCCGGTGGATGCGTATTCATAAAGCACGTTCATGGGTCGCTATGctaatatattatgtattttataaaactttaacaaaaatagaaaactttaaaggacagagataaaaatataaatacaagttCCCATATTTTCTTCCTGCTGCCCCTGGGTGTATGCACCCCACCTTAGGGCACCCTGTTGGAGGGTCCACTGAGGGAACCAGGGATCAGGAACGTGGGGCGAGGGGGCAGGAGGTTGGGGTGCTGCACGTGGGGGCCTGGTGAAGTTCTGGGCAGTGGTGGTCgtggtggcgggggcggggggtcaGTGCTACAGCTCCGAACCGCTGGGGAAGCGGAATCTATGGGCGGGGACCGAGACACCGCGCAACCCGGCGGGGTCTTCAAGGGAGGGTCCTGGCTTGCGTGGCCTGGGTCCCGGGGAGCCCGGGCACGGAAATCCGGGGCAGAAGGATCTCGGGCGTGATCCTCGGGACACAGGGGACTCAGGCCCCAGAGAGTCGCCGGAGCCCGGCTCCGCTAGCAGCCGCGACAGGTCATCCACCAGGTGCCACTTCTCCTGGACTTGCTGAGGCCGAGGCAGGGGGCGAGCAGGCCGGTTAGGAGCCGCAACTCCTCTCACCCGCAGGCGGGCGGGGGAGAATGCAGCCGGGCTAGCAGTAGCCGCTCTGAGGCCCCGCCCCAACCGGAGCTAGCCCGGCTTCCCCGCCCCGCTGCGGCCTCGCCCTACTAATCTCCCGCCCTACGCTAGACTCCGCCCCGTCAAGGTCCCGCCCCTACCCGCCCACGTACGGTAGAGACCACGCCCACCCAAGACACCGCCCCTCAAGACCACGACTACCAGATACCGCCCCTTCTCAAAGACCACGCCCGTCAGACACCGCCCTATCTCAAGGCCACGCCCATCACACCGCCCGGGCATGAGACCACGCCCCCACCAGAGTCCCGCCTCCCTGACATTAGGCCAAACCCACACTCGTGTTAAACCGGGTCTCCAGGCCTAAAGCCACGTTTCTGTCGCCCGGCTCCGCCTGGCCTGAGGCCAAGCCTGAGGTCCCGGTTCCCTCTCTCCATCTTCCCTGCTTTTATCGGCGGCCCGCGGCCCCAACAGGGTCTCGCCAGCAGTCCCCTTGGCCCCAGTCCTGCGGATACTTACCCACACCAGCTGCTTCCGCAGTCTCCGGATGGCTCTGGAACTGGCCTGGGACTGGGAGATGCACACGGTCAGGACAAGGCTTTGGAGAGAAGGGGAGGTATGGTCAGTCAGCCCCCTACTTCCTCCTTCCCCCCCTCAATCTCTTAGAAAACACCCCCTGGGGGTCCTCTCTCTTCCAGGATCCCAGACACagcctttctttctcctctccttcctcccgcGTGTCGCTCAGCCCCTCTCCTCTGGACGGCAGGCTCACAGTGCGTCTGCACCAGGCACCATACTGCTCCAGTGGTCATTTCAGGGGCTTTTACAGGTGAGGATGTAAGGGCGCTTGCCCAGGGGCATCGGGGAACCTCCAGGCCGCCAGACCTGGCCCCTCTCCATCCCTGGCTGTCCTTGTCTGGCTCCTGGATCCCCTGAGACTGGCTGGGGTGCCCATGGACAAAAGGATCCTCCCCTCCCAGGTGCCCGTTCCCTTGGCCCTCCGCTGCCCTGAAAGGCACCTGAGTAGGATGAGAAGCGGGAAGCTGAAGGCGTGGGAACCCAGGTAGTAGAGGATGCGCTGGCTGGGGGGTGGGAGCCAGAGGGCCACCAGCTCAGGGACCACCTGCCAGGGGGCTGAGTAGTTGGCAAAGAGGCCACAGTCCCAGGAGGagcggatgctgggaaagagatggacagaggagggccAGGGTCAGCGACCAGGCGAGGAGCCCCGGCCCAGCTGCCTCGGGCCCTCTGCTCCGCTCACCTGCTGACCACATAGCCCAGGGGTACGGCGGCCAGAAGCAGGCCCAGGAGGAGCACCAGCTGGAAGAAGAAGATGGAGCTGGAGGCGCGGAATCGCCGAGGGGACGCCCTGGAGTTCCTCAGCAGAGTGTACTGGGGGGAGAGGGAAAAAGGACACAGGGGGGCATCCTCAGCGCAGTGTGCAGACTGGAAGTGATTGGTCAGCGCAGTCTGCAGACCAGAGGTGCAGTGTGCAGATTGGAAGTGGCTGGCAGGGCAGCCGCAGGATGTGAGGGCTGCCCCGCCGATGGCGCTCAAGGTGCCCACGCAGGTGCACCCCTGCGCCCTGCCGGCCCCAGAGTCCTCACCTTCTTGATATAGAAGGTGAGGAAAATGAAGATGCTGTTGAGCAGGGGCAGCAGGGGGCAGTAGAAGAGGCCCATCCAGGTGACTGTCTGCCCCTCCACGATGTCCAGCACGTTCTTGGGCACCAGGAACTCCTCTCGGTCCAGCCAAACCCAGAACCGGCCAGAGAACCGCTCCACCaacatcctggggagggagggaacaggTCCCCACCACCCAAGAGGAGTGTGTGAACCTCACTGGTCCGGGCCCTGGACCTTcgcacacacgcactcacacgGGACACACGAGTGTAGAACTGCTCACAGCCTTGGCCGTGGCCACTGGCCATCCCCCCAGACACACCCACGCCGCCCCCGTGGTGTCCCCACGTGGCTCACCTCCTAGGCAGGCTGACAAGGAAGGCGAAGGCCACCGTGAGGAGGAAGTTGAAGATGCTGAGTTTGTACAGCTCCTCTCCCACCGAATTCTCCCAGCACTGATCAGAGGGGGTATCTATCACTACCCTCGGTCCCCAACCACCCCTTACCCACCCAATAGGGGGACCCTGAAGTATAGGAGCCATGCCTGGAGTCTGATATGATTAGCTAAGTTAAAATCCAGGCCTGGAGAATAAGACGGGCAGCCAGTTGGAGCTGCCTCCTCTGCACAGGGCAGTGTGATGCGAATGGCACTCCCTGGAGGTGACTGCTGAGTGCACAGCTCTGCCCACAGCCTCTCACAAAGGTGAGACCAGAGAggggcaaggagatcaaagaggTGGGGCTTTGCAGAGGACAAAGGGAGAGGCCCGGATGGAGCCACCAGCCACCTGGTAGTCACAGGCGTTGTAGCCGTAGGACTCACAGCTGGTCTTGTTTCTGCCGATGCACAGCACGGTCTGGCCCAGCGAGAAGGAGAACATTCCCAGGCTGGCCAGCTTAAGCACCACGCacctgggggttggggtgggggcggaGACTGTGTCAGGGGAGTAGCCCAGGTACAGGGCACATCTACCCAGGACACAGGTGTGGCTGACATCTGCACAACCTCAAGTTTTTTCCTGGGACCAGCCCCCTCTAAACCCAGGGCCCAGCTTCCTTCCAACCTGCTCCATCCATGGCAATGTTTCCCAAAGTGTGTTCCCCAGACGACTCACAGGAGAATGGTTCTGTTTAGATCAGTATGGCAAACAGTGCACAGTCGAGCCATCCTTCCCACAACACCCAGCTTGGAGAGTCACAGGAGGCACACATGGGACTTTATATCATTAATGCAGGTGAGATCATTCTTCTAAGACCTATTCCCAggtggcttgctgctgctaagtcacttcagtcgtgtccaactctgtgtgaccccatagacggcagcccaccaagctgccccgtccctgggattctccaggcaagaacactggagtgggttgccatttccttctccaatgcatgaaagtgaaaagtgaaagtgaagtcgctcagtcgtatccaactcttcgagaccccatggactgcagcccaccaggctcctccatccatgggattttccaggcaagagtactggagtggggtgccattgccttctccgcccaggtggcttagtgggcgaataatctgcctgcaatgcaggagacacgggttcaatccctgggtcaggaagatcccctggagaagtaaatggcaatccactccagtattcttgcctggagaatcctacggacagaggagactagcggactatagtccatggggtcgcaaagagttggacgcgactgagcataCTATTCACACTGTCCATATACCACAAACAAGTGCGTGCATGCTCCTGAATAATATATAACTGATCACACAGGTAGGGTGGCCCAACCCAGAACCATCGCTGCATGTTATATACAAGTGtgcactttctttttttactttttctctgtATTCTGTGACTGAGCCTGCGTCACCTGCTttggaagcagggagtcttaaccactggaccgccgggGAAGTCTCACAAAGTGTGGACTTTGAATGCTGATGCATGTCAAGAGGCTGGTGGAAACAGTGGTTCTCCTGTCGAGGAAGGCACAGGTGGGTAGGggcttatttttatctttcatcctTTGAGCATTTTGAATTGCATGTGCTATTACCTATctgtagtcaaagctgtagttttttccgtagtcatgtatgaatgtgagagttggactatagagaaagctgagcaccaaagaattgatacttttgaactgtggtgttggagaagactcttgagagtcccttggactgcaaggtgatccaaccaagaaatcagtcctgaatattcactggaaggactgatgctgaagctgaaactccaatactttggccatctcatgcaaagaactgactcatttgaaaagaccctgatgctgggaaagattgaaggcaggaggagaaggggatgacaggatgagatggttggatggcatcactgactcgatggacatgagtttgagcaagctctgggagttggtgatggacagggaggcctggagtgctgcagtccatggggtcgcaaagagtcggacacgactgagcgactgaaccgaactgaactgattacctaTGTGTGCGTGTTATTACCCGTTCCAATAATAAAGTTTCAAACCAAACACAGTCTACCTTGGAGGGACTCGGAATGGGCTGCGGACAGCTTCTGTGCCAGGGAAGGCTGAGGAAAAGCAGGCCCTGCTGAATGACTGGTGGGTGGCAGAGAACCTGAGCTGGAGCTGGGGGGGCTAGGGAGGCAGTGGCTGGGTCCAAGGCAGGACCTGAGTCctgaagagggagacagagcagagcctgggggtggaggtgggcttGAGTGAACCTGCACTCAGCAGGCGTGGGGAGATTCCCTTGACTGAGGCACTTGACCCTTTCaaacctcagtgtcctcatctatcCAGTGGTGGCGAGGATGGTCTTAACTTCACAGGTCATGGGAGGGCTATCAAGGTGAGGCCTGTAAACCCTCAGGGCACATGGGAGGGAGCTGTGTTCCTAGGGCGGTGACTGTAGTACCCTGTGTCCCTGAAAAACAGTCACGGGCTTGCTTTGGATGGTGGGGACAGAAGAACCTTAGACGGGCCCCCCGAGACTGTGTGTGAGGGTGGCTGCCTGCCTTCCCTTGCTCGGGGCCCCCAGTACTAGGCGATAATCAAGACAGGTGGCAGGACACAGTGTTCCCCTGCCCTCCACCCACTGTCACACCTGTCACCCCCCAGGTGGCACTCACCAGATAAGGGTGAGGTTGACCTCAGTGTTGGGAGGGTAGTTCTCCAGCTGGACCAGGAAAACGAACAGCAGGGGACCCAGAAAGTTGACCAGGGCGATGACCCCAGGGGGCAGGTACTGGAGCAGCAGAAACAAGGACTCCTGTGGGGAGAAGCAGGTAAGGGGGTGCTGTGGGCTGGAGGGCCCCCAGCAGCTCGCCCATGCCCTACGACCCATTCAAGTGTTGCTCTGAGGCAGGGCGGGCATCTGGGAGCCTCTGGACTATTCCCAGTGACAGCGTGGTGGTTGGGGGAGAGCCACAGGCAGAGCCAGTCTGACTTGGTCGTGACCATGGGCAAATTGCTTTAACCTCTCGCAGTCTCAGTTTCTTCTCCTGCAGAGTGGGGCcatcccatcccctcccccagatCTGGCTGGGATGAAATAAATGCATGTCAGCCGCCTGGCACCTCCTTGTTGTCCTGCGAGTACTTGGTGGCCCAGAAGATGGCGCTGATGGCTCCAACCACCAGGAGCCCGATGAGGATGTTGACCCGAAGGTAGGTGAGCAGGTGGCAGGCCCTGTGAGCCCGGGTCTGCTGCTGCAGGAGCAGCAAGTGACgcccctcctccagctccatcTGTCACGGGGGCAGGGCAGGCACGGGTTAGGGCTGGCCCAGGTGGAAGGGCAGCGGGGCCAGCAAACAGCCCCAGGTTGGTGTGGGTGGGGAGACAGGCTGCAAGCCCTAGGCAAAGCTGGGGTGATAGTAGGCTGGGGACAGACGGGTTGGTTTTATCCAGAGCCCCCCACTCCAGCACCATGCAGGTGCGTGCTCACACCCCAACATGGCCCAGCACCCCACTTCCCTCAAGCTGGAAAATCCTGTGTGCACACACTCTTACACTCCCACACTCAAgccacacactcatacacaaagTCCCATGTGCTCTCACACTCATCCACACCTACACTCACATCTCACATTCATGCACGTCCTCATGCACACCTTGAATTCATTGCTGATCTCATGCCTCTTGATGGTGGCGGCCTCCTGCCCCCGGATGCAGAAGTCCCAGGACGAGAAGACCTTTGCACTGAGAGGTGACCGGTAGTCCTGGCCCAGGAACATCTTCTGTGGCAGCCCCTTCACCATCCTggagggggcggtggggggcaGGGCTCAGCCTTGGCTCAGCCCTGATCTGGGGTGGGAAGCCCCGGGCAGCCCCAGGGGCAGGCTTGGACCTTGGCctgactgggggtggggtggggatacAGGAGTCGTGGCTCTGCCCCTGAGTTCTGCAGctgggaatgcagagttccgGGCCTGGAGTCTGCCGGCAGGGACTCCCCACCAGCTTGAGGGTACCACACTGAGGAGGAATGATTAGGGGAGACCCGGGGCTCTGCTCTCACCTCCGCAGAATCCCACAGAAGCAAAGGAGCAGGCAGGCCAGTGGGCTCAGGAGGTAGGCCAGGCGGATACTGTATGTCGAGCTGCTTTCGGGCCCCGCCCGGTACGCTCCGTAAAAGAGATAGGTGTTGTTGAAGGCCTGTGGATGTCAGACAACGATAACAGACCCAGGCTGTGTGCTGAGCGTTTTCTTGCTATTAACACAGTAACCCTGACAATAACCCCATCAGGTAGAGAATAAGAGtatcctcatttcacagaggcccagaggggttaggcaacttgcccaaggacacacagcttgGAAGAAAAAGCCAGAACTGGAACACGGCAACCCATACAGGAACCACGCCGTGGCTTCCAGGAATGAGGGTAAGGTGGTGCTTATCCCAGAAGCCTGGACACTTTTCCCTTCTTGTCCTTcgtacccccaccccacctgggcTCTGAGGGCTATGGGCACATGCATGGGCCTGGATGGTGCACAGTGGCCACAGCCTCTCTCGTGACTCGGCTGCTGACCCAGACAGCCTGTCTAGGAAGGATTGTCCCCCTAGAAGCCAACATGCCCTTGGAGGGGTCGGGGGTCATCTTGGACTGGGGTCTCCTGAGGCCATATCCTCAGGTCCCCCAGCCTCCCTACTCCTTGGCCAGGACAGACTCACTCACCCTGCCGGTAAAAACATTCCAGAGTAGATTGTTGAACTTGGAAACACCGGTCTGGGGTAGGTGGCCACTACCAGGACACTGGAGAGCTGTTAAGAAGGGAGAGGGGTCCCATAGGGGAGGGTCCCCAAGGCATAGGGGAGGCTCTGCCCCTCCCACTCCATAGCCCCCAATTTTGGGAGGCCTGAGAAGGGTCCTGAGGGCATGTCAGGAGGCTGGCATGCAAATAGTAAGGTCAGGCAGAGTCTCAGGGCTGGACCCAAGCAGGTTGATGCCCAGGGTTGGGACACAGAGGATTGGGGCTGTCCCAGCATGGGAATGCTGGACCAGCTCCCAGGGTTCAGGTGGGCTCAGGAGAACTGTTCTCTCCATGGGCCGGGCACTCACTGAAGTTCAGAGCCGGTCCTGGGTCAGGGGGCCGGAGCCAGACCAGGGGCAGCAGGACAAAGCTGCTGGTCAGAAGCAGGGTCAGCAGGTTAAGTAGCAGCAGGAAGCGAAGGAAGGTGAAATAGGACTGGATTCCAGTGCCAAAGAGGCCTGCGGGAGACAGCAGGGGAGTCAGGAGGCGCCCAGCTGTGGGCCCGACTGGTCATCCTAGGGCTGACCAACCCAGGGAGGGTGTGGGTGACTAGCCTCCCCAGGACCTCAGTTTAATGGCCAGTTCCGCAGGCTTGCCTAGCAGTACCTCTAACAGCCACGAGGGCGCGCCATCGTCCACCAACGTTTTGGGGGACTGGCTCTGGGGGCAGAGGCGGGTGTGTGACCTCAAAGCCACGTGATTGAGGGGTGATTTGGTGGAGGGGTGGAAACGGTGCAACGGCAAAGGGGGGTGATGCCCTCTTCTGGTTTCTAAACTAGACGCTGAGACtccagagaggggaggaggaaggtgggggTTGGGGTTCAGGTCGTACCGCCGATCTCGTAGAGAGCCCCCTCCCAGAGCCCACAGCCCCGGGTCAGCCGCCGAGCTGCCTCCCCCAGTCGCCGACCCGCAGTCTGCCGCCTGCGACGCCACTGCTGCCAGCAGGAGGTCTTCACCCCCTCGGGCTCCCGTAGCTGCCTGGGATGGGGTGGTGATGGGGAGGGGGTTGCCCTGAGTCAGCCAGCATGCTCACCTGGCCAGGCAGAGCAGCACCCTGGGCCAAAGTCTTTCCAGGGCTGATGTTTCCACCCCGCGCCCGTCCAACAGGTgcatttccccccacccccccacccccacccccactgcttgGCCTCCGCAGTATTAGGCAGGGCTCTCCGGCACACACCGGATAAAGCGCTTGTCCATCATGGCGTAGGGCAGCACCCGCACCGGGTGCTGGGAGAGACACAGCCGCTTCATCTCCTGCTCACATAGCTCCTCGCCCCCTGGCTCCGCTTCTGGCTCCCCCGGGGCCTGCACCGACCACTGCCTCTGCATCTCTGCGGTGGGGTGGAAGTTGGGGCGGCAACGCGCCCCTTCCTGGGAGAGATGTGGGGTGGTTGTTGAGGGAGCCTCACAGTCTTGGCCCTGGTATGGTCAGTAATGAAGAGAAATACTGTTGGAGGAGATCTGGCTCAGTGTCCAGCCACGTCTCAAAGCAACATATGGCCTCAGTGTTCCCATCTATCAAATGGGGAGAAAGGAGTCCAAAGGGCTCTGAAAGATGGGACGTCACAAAGGAAGCTAAGGCCAGGTGGGGCCACCATTAAGCACGGTGGGGCCACAAGGCCAGCTCTGCCCTACTCCAACCTGCTCCCAGGGGCCACAGGCCTTCACCAGCACCCTTTGGCAAGAGACAATTCCACGTGCTGATTCTCCCACTGGGACCGCAATAGTTCCGGCCCCGAACCCCAACAGTTCCCAGGATTCAGCATTTGCAGCAGCACCT
Coding sequences within it:
- the TMC8 gene encoding transmembrane channel-like protein 8, which encodes MQRQWSVQAPGEPEAEPGGEELCEQEMKRLCLSQHPVRVLPYAMMDKRFIRQLREPEGVKTSCWQQWRRRRQTAGRRLGEAARRLTRGCGLWEGALYEIGGLFGTGIQSYFTFLRFLLLLNLLTLLLTSSFVLLPLVWLRPPDPGPALNFTLQCPGSGHLPQTGVSKFNNLLWNVFTGRAFNNTYLFYGAYRAGPESSSTYSIRLAYLLSPLACLLLCFCGILRRMVKGLPQKMFLGQDYRSPLSAKVFSSWDFCIRGQEAATIKRHEISNEFKMELEEGRHLLLLQQQTRAHRACHLLTYLRVNILIGLLVVGAISAIFWATKYSQDNKEESLFLLLQYLPPGVIALVNFLGPLLFVFLVQLENYPPNTEVNLTLIWCVVLKLASLGMFSFSLGQTVLCIGRNKTSCESYGYNACDYQCWENSVGEELYKLSIFNFLLTVAFAFLVSLPRRMLVERFSGRFWVWLDREEFLVPKNVLDIVEGQTVTWMGLFYCPLLPLLNSIFIFLTFYIKKYTLLRNSRASPRRFRASSSIFFFQLVLLLGLLLAAVPLGYVVSSIRSSWDCGLFANYSAPWQVVPELVALWLPPPSQRILYYLGSHAFSFPLLILLSLVLTVCISQSQASSRAIRRLRKQLVWQVQEKWHLVDDLSRLLAEPGSGDSLGPESPVSRGSRPRSFCPGFPCPGSPGPRPRKPGPSLEDPAGLRGVSVPAHRFRFPSGSEL